In Stenotrophomonas sp. ASS1, the following proteins share a genomic window:
- a CDS encoding cysteine hydrolase gives MNLTAFGLASLIGMATVTPVTAAEPAHPTIRHMAGAPVVASLDAAKTAVLVIDFQNEYFDGSAAPGFAGGRMVIPDGVAALRQAKRVVEFADAHGIRVIHVQHVLPAGAPLFAQGSVNAAFHRDLQPRKGETVVQKDNVSVFAGDSAAVLDQVLKDAGIDTLIVTGLQTHACVAGAARDAAAAPRGYRVIVSSDATASRDLDLAGGQRIGHRALHDASLAQIEDTFGDVMATDAILALPVRKAGDGA, from the coding sequence ATGAACCTCACCGCCTTTGGTCTGGCCAGCCTGATCGGCATGGCCACCGTTACCCCCGTCACCGCTGCCGAACCGGCCCATCCCACCATCCGCCACATGGCTGGCGCACCCGTTGTGGCTTCGCTGGATGCGGCGAAGACCGCCGTGCTGGTGATCGACTTCCAGAACGAATACTTCGACGGCAGCGCTGCGCCGGGCTTCGCCGGTGGCCGAATGGTCATCCCCGATGGCGTGGCCGCACTGCGGCAGGCGAAGCGGGTGGTCGAGTTCGCCGATGCCCACGGCATCCGCGTGATCCATGTACAGCACGTGTTGCCGGCGGGTGCGCCGCTGTTCGCGCAAGGCAGCGTCAATGCCGCCTTCCATCGCGACCTGCAGCCGCGCAAGGGCGAGACCGTGGTGCAGAAGGACAACGTCAGCGTGTTCGCCGGTGACTCGGCCGCAGTGCTCGACCAGGTGCTGAAGGATGCCGGCATCGACACCCTGATCGTCACCGGCCTGCAGACCCATGCCTGCGTGGCAGGTGCCGCCCGCGATGCCGCAGCGGCACCGCGTGGCTACCGCGTCATCGTGTCGTCCGATGCAACTGCCAGCCGTGATCTGGATCTTGCCGGAGGCCAGCGCATCGGTCATCGCGCGCTGCATGACGCCTCGCTGGCGCAGATTGAGGACACCTTCGGCGATGTCATGGCGACTGACGCGATCCTGGCACTGCCTGTGCGCAAGGCCGGCGACGGCGCTTGA
- a CDS encoding LysR family transcriptional regulator has translation MDHFAALRALRAIVDAGSFTAAAERLGTTHSAMSRQLRQLEEHLEVRLLDRNSRRLSLTEAGRDYYREAAALLDRLQEADDRARAGQAQPSGTVRISVPQVVASQELPHWLPSFLQRYPQVTLDLSADDQLVDVVGGGFDLALRIAPSLPDSQLVARELASCPRILVAAPAYLARHGLPRQASDLAQHTLLGFSPTAAMSPWQLQGPRGAAASIEAGQRLRVDATPALYAAALAGMGISLFTALTVQEDLRAGRLIRVLPAWHAGQRRYFALYPHARALAPKVRALVEHLAAHYAAQVGAAG, from the coding sequence ATGGACCATTTCGCCGCCCTGCGTGCGCTGCGCGCCATCGTCGATGCAGGCAGTTTCACCGCCGCCGCCGAACGACTGGGTACCACCCATTCGGCGATGTCACGGCAACTGCGGCAGCTGGAAGAACATCTAGAGGTTCGACTGCTCGATCGCAACAGCCGCCGGCTGTCACTGACCGAAGCCGGTCGCGATTACTACCGCGAGGCGGCAGCGCTGCTGGATCGCCTGCAGGAGGCGGATGACCGCGCACGCGCAGGGCAGGCACAGCCCAGCGGCACCGTGCGGATCAGCGTGCCGCAGGTGGTCGCCAGCCAGGAGCTGCCGCATTGGTTGCCGTCGTTCCTGCAGCGCTACCCACAGGTCACGCTGGATCTTTCCGCCGACGACCAGCTGGTTGATGTGGTCGGGGGCGGCTTCGACCTGGCGCTGCGCATCGCGCCTTCCTTGCCGGACAGCCAGCTGGTCGCGCGCGAGCTGGCCAGCTGCCCACGCATCCTGGTCGCCGCACCGGCCTATCTGGCGCGGCACGGTCTGCCCCGGCAGGCTTCGGACCTCGCACAGCACACGCTGCTTGGTTTCAGTCCCACAGCGGCGATGTCGCCCTGGCAGCTGCAGGGGCCACGCGGTGCCGCCGCGAGCATCGAGGCGGGGCAGCGCCTGCGGGTGGATGCGACGCCAGCGTTGTATGCCGCTGCGTTGGCTGGCATGGGCATCAGCCTGTTCACTGCGCTGACCGTGCAGGAGGACCTGCGTGCCGGCCGCCTGATCCGTGTGCTGCCCGCCTGGCACGCCGGACAGCGGCGCTACTTCGCGCTGTATCCGCACGCGCGGGCGCTGGCGCCGAAGGTGCGTGCGCTGGTCGAGCACCTTGCGGCGCACTACGCTGCACAGGTGGGCGCGGCGGGGTAG
- a CDS encoding sulfite exporter TauE/SafE family protein: protein MESVYLLVALGAIVAGFVQGLSGFAFGMVAMSFWAWGLEPRLAATLSVFGALVGQLVAVFTVRRGFNLRLLLPFVLGGLAGIPLGVTVLPRLDMDWFKALLGGFLALWCPVMLMARSLPPVRVGGRIGDAIAGMAGGVLSGIGGFAGPVPTLWSTLRGFGKDEQRAVIQNFNLAMLAVTMATYVGSGLVSRQMLPYFAIVAPAMLVPTLLGARVYIGISEARFRQVVLGLLTASGIALLASSLPVLLAR from the coding sequence ATGGAGTCGGTGTATCTGCTGGTCGCGCTGGGCGCGATCGTCGCCGGATTCGTGCAGGGCCTGTCCGGCTTCGCCTTCGGCATGGTGGCGATGTCGTTCTGGGCGTGGGGACTGGAGCCGCGGCTGGCGGCGACGCTTTCGGTGTTTGGTGCGCTGGTCGGGCAGCTGGTCGCAGTGTTCACCGTGCGCCGCGGTTTCAACCTGCGCCTGCTGCTGCCGTTCGTGCTGGGTGGGCTGGCCGGCATTCCGCTGGGCGTGACGGTGCTGCCACGGCTGGACATGGACTGGTTCAAGGCGCTGCTGGGTGGCTTCCTGGCGCTGTGGTGCCCGGTGATGCTGATGGCGCGCTCGTTGCCTCCGGTCCGCGTCGGCGGCCGTATCGGTGATGCGATTGCTGGCATGGCCGGTGGCGTGCTCAGTGGCATCGGCGGCTTTGCCGGGCCGGTGCCGACGTTGTGGAGCACCCTGCGAGGCTTCGGCAAGGACGAGCAGCGCGCGGTCATCCAGAACTTCAACCTGGCGATGCTGGCGGTGACCATGGCCACCTATGTCGGCAGCGGCCTGGTGAGTCGGCAGATGTTGCCGTACTTCGCCATCGTGGCACCGGCCATGCTGGTGCCGACCCTGCTGGGCGCGCGGGTCTACATCGGCATCAGCGAGGCACGCTTCCGGCAGGTCGTGCTGGGCCTGCTGACCGCGTCAGGCATCGCGTTGCTGGCGTCGTCGCTGCCGGTACTGCTGGCGCGCTGA
- a CDS encoding Bax inhibitor-1/YccA family protein, protein MRSGNPALSESTFLDLASGSVVTSPDQAMTLNGTVNKTGFLLLLTVLTAAFAWNQTIDDYGQVMAGAKLYAMGGAIGGLVLALITVFKKEWSPVTAPMYALVEGLFLGAISAVFNAKFPGIVFQAVLLTFGTLFALLFAYRSGLIKATENFKMGVVAATGGIALLYLASFVLGFFNIDVPVIHDSSWLGIAFSLFVVVVAALNLVLDFDFIETGVAQRAPKYMEWYGAFGLMVTLVWLYVEFLRLLSKIQQR, encoded by the coding sequence ATGCGCAGCGGCAACCCGGCTCTTTCCGAGTCCACCTTCCTCGACCTCGCCAGCGGCTCGGTGGTGACCAGCCCCGACCAGGCCATGACCCTCAACGGCACCGTCAACAAGACCGGTTTCCTGCTGCTGTTGACCGTGCTGACCGCCGCCTTCGCCTGGAACCAGACCATCGATGACTACGGCCAGGTCATGGCCGGAGCCAAGCTGTATGCCATGGGCGGCGCCATCGGCGGCCTCGTGCTGGCGCTCATCACCGTCTTCAAGAAGGAATGGTCGCCGGTCACCGCACCGATGTATGCGCTGGTGGAAGGCCTGTTCCTGGGCGCCATCTCGGCCGTGTTCAACGCCAAGTTCCCGGGCATCGTGTTCCAGGCGGTGCTGCTGACCTTTGGCACCCTGTTCGCGCTGCTGTTCGCGTACCGCAGCGGCCTGATCAAGGCCACCGAGAACTTCAAGATGGGCGTGGTCGCCGCCACTGGCGGCATCGCCCTGCTCTACCTCGCGTCGTTCGTGCTGGGCTTCTTCAACATCGACGTGCCGGTGATCCACGACTCCAGCTGGCTGGGCATTGCTTTCAGCCTGTTCGTGGTAGTCGTGGCCGCGCTGAACCTGGTGCTGGATTTCGACTTCATCGAAACCGGTGTCGCCCAGCGTGCACCGAAGTACATGGAGTGGTATGGCGCATTCGGCCTGATGGTGACCCTGGTCTGGCTGTATGTTGAATTCCTGCGCCTGCTGTCGAAGATCCAGCAGCGCTGA